The Zingiber officinale cultivar Zhangliang chromosome 10A, Zo_v1.1, whole genome shotgun sequence genome contains a region encoding:
- the LOC122026737 gene encoding uncharacterized protein LOC122026737, with translation MPKFVKFLKGILSNRMQKGDFEIVALTENCSALLMTNSPPKLQDLGSFSIPCKIDSELIPRAFCNLGASISLLPYSFCKKLGFQNIKLTTMALQLVDHSCRYPMGIVEAVPVEVGGCIVPTNFIILDMEEDPKISIIIGRPFLATAGAIIDDVQSLHELVVSISWAWRRQRNRMSEGRVTVNLKESVV, from the exons atgCCGAAGTTCGTAAAGTTCTTGAAGGGTATTTTATCCAACAGAATGCAGAAGGGTGACTTCGAGATCGTAGCATTAACAGAGAATTGCAGCGCTCTCCTTATGACAAATTCTCCACCAAAGCTTCAGGATCTAGGAAGTTTCTCCATACCGTGCAAAATTGATTCTGAACTCATACCGAGAGCTTTTTGCAACTTAGGGGCTAGCATTAGCCTACTTCCGTACTCTTTTTGTAAGAAGCTGGGCTtccagaacattaaactgacCACTATGGCACTGCAATTAGTTGACCATTCATGCagatacccaatgggaatagtggaagCCGTGCCAGTAGAAGTGGGTGGATGTATAGTTCCCAcaaatttcattatcttggatatggaggaagaccCCAAGATATCGATCATcattggaagaccattccttgccacagcAGGAGCCATCATCGAT GATGTACAGAGCCTCCATGAGCTGGTCGTGAGCATTTCATGGGCATGGAGGCGTCAAAGGAACCGAATGAGCGAAGGGCGAGTCACCGTGAACCTAAAGGAGTCGGTTGTGTGA